A stretch of the Mesorhizobium sp. Pch-S genome encodes the following:
- a CDS encoding aldo/keto reductase, whose amino-acid sequence MSMIYYTLGNSGLKVSRLALGAMTFGTEWGWGADKTAARALFDTYVEAGGNFFDTADAYTGGTSETWLGAFIAERGLRDRAVIATKFSMNLEGPDPNTGGNGRKNIVRALDASLKRLGTDYVDLYILHCWDRLTPPEEVMRTLDDLVRAGKVRHVGLSDVPAWYASRAQAVAEFRGYEPISTLQLEYSLVERNIEHEFVPFGTRHGAGIMVWSPLGSGLLSGKYHSGDARNVSGRLETVRGTTNPGFQKFTDRNWAIVAELEKVSAALGRSMAQVALNWVTTQPGVASTIIGATRVEQLQDNLGALDFEIPAELRARLELVSRPAVPFPYSFFGSEIQGGISGGATVGAKPSGYCPEVLVEGTYAGVS is encoded by the coding sequence ATGAGCATGATCTACTACACGCTTGGCAACAGCGGCCTCAAAGTGAGCCGGCTCGCGCTTGGTGCGATGACCTTCGGCACGGAATGGGGCTGGGGCGCCGACAAGACCGCTGCGCGCGCATTGTTTGATACCTATGTCGAAGCCGGTGGCAACTTCTTTGACACCGCCGACGCCTATACGGGCGGTACATCCGAGACTTGGCTTGGTGCGTTCATCGCGGAGAGGGGACTGCGCGACAGGGCGGTCATTGCCACGAAATTCAGCATGAATCTGGAAGGGCCGGACCCCAACACCGGGGGCAACGGCCGCAAGAATATCGTGCGGGCGCTGGATGCCTCATTGAAGCGGCTCGGAACCGACTATGTCGACCTCTACATCCTGCATTGCTGGGATCGGTTGACGCCGCCGGAAGAGGTGATGCGCACGCTGGACGATCTGGTGCGCGCCGGCAAGGTTCGACATGTCGGTCTGTCCGACGTGCCGGCCTGGTATGCCAGCCGCGCGCAGGCCGTTGCGGAATTTCGCGGCTATGAACCGATTTCGACGCTGCAGTTGGAATATTCGCTGGTGGAACGCAACATCGAGCATGAGTTCGTGCCATTCGGCACCCGGCACGGTGCCGGCATCATGGTGTGGAGTCCGCTGGGCAGTGGGCTGCTCAGTGGCAAGTACCACTCCGGTGATGCTCGGAACGTGAGCGGGCGCCTGGAAACCGTGCGTGGTACGACCAATCCCGGTTTCCAGAAATTCACCGATCGAAATTGGGCGATCGTCGCCGAACTCGAAAAGGTCTCGGCGGCGCTTGGCAGAAGCATGGCGCAGGTGGCGCTGAACTGGGTGACAACACAACCCGGCGTAGCCTCCACCATCATCGGTGCGACCAGGGTGGAGCAATTGCAGGACAATCTCGGTGCCCTGGATTTCGAAATTCCGGCGGAGTTGCGGGCAAGGCTCGAACTTGTCAGCCGCCCCGCTGTCCCGTTTCCTTATTCCTTCTTCGGGTCGGAGATCCAGGGTGGCATCAGCGGTGGCGCCACCGTCGGTGCCAAGCCCTCGGGCTATTGTCCAGAAGTTCTGGTTGAGGGAACCTACGCCGGCGTCAGTTAA
- the pyrH gene encoding UMP kinase, translated as MTTKPLYRRVLLKASGEALMGEQHFGIDVSVVDRIASDIAEARALGVEVGVVIGGGNIFRGVAVASKGGDRVTGDHMGMLATIINSLALRTSLNKIGVDAVVLSAIAMPELCESFSQRQATAYMNQGKVVIFAGGTGNPFFTTDSAAALRAAEIGADALFKGTQVDGVYSADPKKDPTATRFDRITHAEVINKGLSIMDTAAIALARENNIPIIVYSIHEKGGFGEILKGGGHCTVVADN; from the coding sequence ATGACAACCAAACCGCTCTACCGACGTGTCCTGTTGAAAGCGTCGGGCGAGGCGTTGATGGGCGAGCAGCATTTCGGCATCGACGTTTCGGTCGTCGACCGCATTGCATCCGACATTGCCGAGGCGAGGGCGCTCGGCGTCGAAGTCGGCGTCGTCATCGGCGGGGGCAATATTTTCCGCGGCGTGGCTGTTGCCTCCAAGGGCGGCGACCGGGTGACCGGCGACCACATGGGGATGCTGGCCACCATCATCAATTCGCTGGCCCTGCGCACGTCACTCAACAAGATTGGTGTCGACGCTGTGGTGCTCTCGGCGATCGCCATGCCGGAGCTTTGCGAGAGTTTCTCGCAGCGCCAGGCGACCGCTTACATGAACCAGGGCAAGGTGGTGATCTTTGCGGGCGGGACCGGCAATCCCTTCTTCACCACCGATTCGGCAGCGGCGCTGCGCGCGGCCGAAATCGGCGCAGATGCCTTGTTCAAGGGTACGCAGGTGGACGGCGTCTACTCGGCCGATCCCAAGAAGGACCCGACAGCAACCCGTTTCGATCGCATTACCCACGCCGAAGTCATCAATAAGGGCCTCTCCATCATGGATACGGCTGCAATTGCGCTTGCGCGGGAAAACAACATTCCGATAATCGTCTATTCGATCCACGAAAAGGGCGGTTTCGGCGAGATATTGAAGGGCGGCGGCCACTGCACGGTGGTAGCCGACAATTGA
- the frr gene encoding ribosome recycling factor, with translation MSGDYNDLKRRMDGAIAAFKQDLASLRTGRASSNLLDAVHVQAYGSAMPINQVATVSVPEPRMISVSVWDKSMVGAVDRAIRESNLGFNPIVDGTNLRIPLPELNEQRRKELVKISHGYAENARVAARHVRRDGMDYLKKAEKDGDISEDDHRKESDRVQKLTDETITTIDRLLSEKEAEIMQV, from the coding sequence ATGAGTGGCGACTACAACGATCTGAAGCGACGCATGGACGGGGCGATCGCCGCCTTCAAGCAAGACCTTGCTTCGTTGCGCACGGGGCGCGCGTCCTCCAACCTGCTCGATGCCGTGCATGTCCAGGCTTATGGCTCGGCGATGCCCATCAACCAGGTTGCAACCGTTTCGGTGCCGGAGCCACGCATGATTTCGGTATCTGTGTGGGACAAATCGATGGTGGGTGCCGTCGACCGGGCCATTCGCGAATCCAACCTCGGTTTCAATCCGATCGTCGATGGCACCAATCTGCGCATTCCGCTGCCTGAACTCAACGAACAGCGCCGCAAGGAACTGGTCAAGATTTCGCATGGTTATGCTGAAAACGCCCGTGTTGCTGCCCGCCATGTGCGCCGCGACGGCATGGACTACCTGAAGAAGGCCGAAAAGGACGGCGATATCAGCGAAGACGATCATCGCAAGGAGTCCGATCGCGTTCAGAAGCTGACTGACGAGACGATCACGACCATCGACCGGCTGCTTTCCGAGAAGGAAGCAGAGATCATGCAGGTTTAG
- a CDS encoding isoprenyl transferase — protein MTRRSRPSTGCFPRRKQRSCRFRLGHSRRESRTMATPAHVAIIMDGNGRWAKARGLPRVAGHRAGVEAVRRTVKAAPDLGISYLTLYAFSSENWSRPKSEVSDLMGLLKLFIRRDLAELHQNGVRVRILGDRASLQPDIRNLLVEAETLTAGNSKLTLLIAFNYGSRDEIVRAARKLAAAAINGEIAPEQIDAESFARHLDTADIPDPELLIRTSGEMRLSNFLLWQAAYSELVFLPCYWPDFSREHLADAIRDFGGRERRFGGLAAQDVAS, from the coding sequence CTGACGAGACGATCACGACCATCGACCGGCTGCTTTCCGAGAAGGAAGCAGAGATCATGCAGGTTTAGGCTCGGCCACAGCCGACGCGAAAGCAGAACCATGGCAACGCCCGCGCATGTCGCGATCATCATGGACGGGAACGGACGCTGGGCCAAGGCGCGCGGTCTTCCGCGTGTCGCCGGTCATCGCGCCGGCGTGGAGGCCGTGCGCCGTACCGTGAAGGCAGCTCCCGACCTCGGTATTTCATACCTCACGCTTTACGCGTTTTCGTCGGAAAACTGGTCACGGCCGAAGTCCGAAGTCTCGGACCTGATGGGATTGTTGAAACTGTTCATCCGCCGCGATCTGGCCGAACTGCATCAAAACGGCGTCCGGGTCAGGATCCTTGGCGATCGCGCAAGCCTGCAGCCCGATATTCGCAACCTGCTCGTGGAGGCGGAGACCCTCACCGCGGGCAATTCGAAGCTGACGCTGCTGATTGCCTTCAACTATGGCAGCCGCGACGAGATCGTGCGCGCAGCACGCAAGCTGGCCGCCGCTGCCATAAATGGCGAGATCGCACCCGAGCAGATCGACGCGGAGAGTTTCGCCAGGCATCTGGATACGGCAGACATACCGGATCCGGAACTTCTCATCCGCACCAGCGGTGAGATGAGGCTGTCCAATTTCCTGCTCTGGCAAGCCGCGTACAGCGAGCTTGTCTTCCTGCCTTGCTATTGGCCGGATTTCAGCCGCGAGCATCTGGCAGACGCCATTCGCGACTTCGGCGGGCGTGAGCGCCGGTTTGGCGGTCTCGCCGCGCAAGACGTCGCCTCATGA
- a CDS encoding phosphatidate cytidylyltransferase has translation MSNELSNLQIRVVSAVVLGIAVLALTWFGALPFRLLAALIAGAIFYEWTHMARANGANRLGFLPEALMLVFIGVLVAGVSALTTAAVLALLVAIAAICVALRGAGQWDAAGLAYAGLSGFALAFLRDSDRAGLAAVLFLFAVVWATDIFAYFVGKAVGGPKLAPAISPGKTRSGALGGAFFGVVAGVLVAAALGQPNLASLAVVALVLSIVAQAGDLFESWVKRRHGAKDSSTIIPGHGGVMDRVDGLVAAAVALYLIGWVAGSADHPAQGLFPV, from the coding sequence ATGAGCAATGAGCTCAGCAATCTTCAAATTCGGGTGGTATCGGCGGTTGTGCTTGGCATCGCCGTACTGGCGCTGACCTGGTTCGGCGCCTTGCCATTCAGGCTTCTTGCAGCACTGATCGCCGGCGCGATTTTCTACGAATGGACCCATATGGCCCGCGCCAACGGCGCAAACCGGCTCGGCTTTCTTCCGGAAGCCTTGATGCTGGTCTTTATCGGCGTGCTCGTTGCAGGGGTATCGGCTTTGACGACGGCGGCCGTGCTTGCGTTGCTGGTCGCCATCGCCGCGATCTGCGTGGCACTGCGCGGAGCGGGGCAATGGGATGCGGCCGGTCTCGCTTACGCAGGCCTTTCCGGGTTCGCGCTGGCTTTCCTGCGCGATAGTGACCGGGCGGGCCTTGCCGCTGTGCTTTTCCTGTTTGCGGTGGTCTGGGCAACCGACATTTTTGCCTATTTTGTCGGAAAAGCCGTTGGTGGACCGAAGCTCGCACCTGCCATATCGCCTGGCAAGACACGAAGCGGCGCATTGGGCGGGGCGTTTTTCGGAGTTGTTGCGGGCGTTCTGGTTGCGGCGGCTCTCGGCCAGCCCAATCTTGCTTCGCTTGCTGTCGTTGCGCTGGTGCTGTCAATCGTCGCGCAGGCTGGTGATCTGTTCGAATCCTGGGTCAAACGTCGCCATGGCGCCAAGGATTCCAGCACGATCATTCCGGGACATGGCGGTGTCATGGACCGTGTCGATGGACTTGTGGCTGCGGCCGTGGCCCTGTACCTGATTGGCTGGGTGGCAGGGTCTGCCGATCATCCGGCGCAGGGGCTCTTTCCGGTCTGA
- the rseP gene encoding RIP metalloprotease RseP, whose amino-acid sequence MNEFLSALLSTQGFVLGTLVPFLFVLTVVVFVHEMGHYLVGRWCGIGVRAFSIGFGPELIGFNDRRGTRWKLCAIPLGGYVKFVGDMNATSSQPGEEELDKLSDSERSIAFHTQPVWKRAATVFAGPLFNFLLTIAVFAVLFMTFGRSVLEPAVAEVRPGSPAAEAGILPGDRFVSVDGTKVESFADVQRLVSGRAGDAITFIMLRDGKDVSVVATPQLSEQEDALGNKVKIAVIGVTTNKEVGQPRHITYSPGGAVVAAVEATGQIIERTGLFMKRFVVGREDKCQLGGPVKIAGMAGQAAKLGFEWLVQLAALLSVGIGILNLLPIPPLDGGHLLFYGIEAVIRRPVSERMMEAVYRTGMILVLGFMGFVFWNDLFGC is encoded by the coding sequence TTGAACGAGTTTCTTTCCGCGCTGTTGAGCACCCAGGGCTTTGTGCTCGGCACGCTTGTGCCGTTCCTGTTCGTCCTGACCGTCGTCGTGTTCGTGCACGAGATGGGGCACTACCTTGTCGGCCGCTGGTGCGGCATCGGCGTGCGCGCTTTCTCCATAGGTTTTGGTCCGGAATTGATCGGCTTCAATGACCGCCGCGGCACGCGCTGGAAACTCTGTGCGATCCCGCTCGGCGGCTATGTCAAGTTCGTCGGCGACATGAACGCGACTTCGAGCCAGCCCGGCGAGGAGGAACTTGACAAACTCAGCGACAGCGAACGCAGCATTGCCTTCCACACCCAGCCGGTCTGGAAACGCGCGGCGACGGTGTTTGCCGGTCCTCTGTTCAATTTCCTTTTGACCATTGCTGTTTTTGCGGTGCTGTTCATGACTTTCGGCCGCTCGGTACTGGAACCGGCGGTGGCCGAGGTCCGGCCCGGCAGTCCCGCGGCGGAGGCCGGCATTCTTCCTGGCGACCGCTTCGTCAGTGTCGATGGCACGAAAGTCGAGAGTTTTGCTGATGTCCAGCGGCTTGTTTCCGGCAGGGCGGGTGATGCGATCACCTTCATCATGCTGCGTGACGGCAAGGACGTCAGTGTGGTCGCGACGCCACAGTTGTCCGAACAGGAAGACGCGCTTGGCAACAAGGTCAAGATCGCGGTGATCGGCGTGACCACCAACAAGGAGGTCGGCCAGCCCAGGCATATAACCTATTCGCCGGGTGGCGCGGTCGTTGCTGCTGTCGAGGCGACCGGCCAGATCATCGAGCGTACCGGCCTTTTCATGAAGCGTTTCGTGGTTGGCCGTGAGGACAAATGTCAGCTCGGCGGGCCGGTCAAGATAGCCGGTATGGCAGGGCAAGCCGCCAAGCTCGGTTTTGAGTGGCTAGTGCAACTTGCCGCATTGCTGTCTGTCGGGATAGGGATACTCAATCTTCTGCCGATTCCGCCACTGGACGGCGGCCATCTTCTCTTCTACGGGATTGAGGCTGTCATCAGGCGGCCAGTGTCCGAGCGGATGATGGAGGCGGTTTATCGGACGGGAATGATTCTCGTCCTGGGGTTCATGGGTTTCGTGTTCTGGAACGATTTGTTTGGATGCTGA
- the lpxD gene encoding UDP-3-O-(3-hydroxymyristoyl)glucosamine N-acyltransferase has protein sequence MTEPVFFVASRRFTVAEVANLTGSALPNEAYAETVIETIASATDTNDKALVFVDGKRNVGLMPTLNAAAVLCTADIADKAPAGVAVLINPRPQQAFAMIGRLLYPDASTPVALTSEKGISSRAFVDDTAHVEDGAIVEAGAVIGAGAYVGSGTVIAANAVVGRNCRIGRDGYIGPGASVQYALVGNRVIIHGGARVGQDGFGFAGGAKGPERMPQIGRVIIQDDVEIGSNTTVDRGAMADTVIGEGTKIDNLVQIAHNVRIGRGCIIAGHCGLSGSVTLGDYVMLGGRVGIADHITVGDRVQVAASSGLMYDIPAGERWAGMPAQPMRDFFRELSAIRAFTKHSKGDKNG, from the coding sequence ATGACCGAACCGGTGTTTTTTGTGGCTTCGCGCCGGTTCACGGTGGCCGAAGTCGCGAATCTGACTGGTTCGGCGTTGCCCAACGAGGCATATGCCGAGACCGTCATCGAGACGATCGCGTCAGCAACCGATACCAACGACAAAGCCCTGGTCTTTGTGGACGGCAAGCGTAACGTTGGCCTGATGCCGACCTTGAACGCCGCCGCGGTGCTCTGCACGGCGGATATCGCTGACAAGGCGCCTGCTGGTGTGGCTGTGCTGATCAATCCACGTCCGCAGCAGGCTTTCGCCATGATCGGCCGGCTGTTGTATCCCGATGCTTCCACACCCGTTGCCCTGACGTCGGAGAAGGGTATTTCGAGCCGCGCTTTCGTTGATGATACCGCTCATGTCGAAGACGGGGCCATCGTCGAGGCTGGTGCTGTGATCGGCGCCGGCGCATATGTCGGCAGCGGCACGGTGATTGCCGCCAACGCGGTTGTCGGACGCAACTGCCGCATTGGCCGTGACGGCTACATCGGCCCAGGCGCCAGCGTCCAGTATGCCCTGGTCGGCAATCGCGTCATCATCCACGGCGGAGCTCGCGTCGGGCAGGACGGTTTCGGCTTCGCCGGGGGCGCCAAGGGACCTGAGCGCATGCCGCAGATTGGCCGCGTCATTATCCAGGACGACGTCGAGATCGGCTCGAACACCACGGTGGATCGCGGCGCGATGGCCGATACCGTGATCGGTGAAGGGACAAAAATCGACAATCTGGTTCAGATTGCCCACAATGTGCGTATCGGTCGCGGCTGCATCATTGCCGGCCATTGCGGTCTTTCCGGTTCCGTGACATTAGGCGATTACGTCATGCTGGGTGGCCGCGTGGGTATCGCCGACCACATTACCGTGGGCGACAGGGTACAAGTGGCCGCATCCTCCGGCTTGATGTATGACATTCCTGCGGGCGAGCGCTGGGCCGGCATGCCTGCGCAGCCAATGCGCGACTTCTTCCGGGAGCTCTCGGCGATCCGCGCATTTACGAAGCATTCCAAGGGGGACAAGAATGGCTGA
- the fabZ gene encoding 3-hydroxyacyl-ACP dehydratase FabZ codes for MADTAGSTLEVVDLIGLMKILPHRYPFLMIDRIIDIDGDNSAIGVKNVTVNEPHFMGHFPEHPVMPGVLILEAMAQTAGAICIRAAGAEKPSLVYLLTIDGAKFRKPVVPGDQLLIHVRKLKKRGNLLKFACEGKVDGVVVAEAEVQAMMVENERP; via the coding sequence ATGGCTGATACGGCCGGTTCGACGCTTGAAGTCGTCGATCTGATCGGGCTGATGAAAATCCTGCCCCATCGCTATCCGTTCCTGATGATCGACCGCATCATCGATATCGATGGCGACAACTCCGCCATCGGCGTCAAGAATGTCACGGTCAATGAACCGCACTTCATGGGCCATTTTCCGGAACATCCGGTGATGCCGGGTGTGTTGATCCTGGAGGCGATGGCACAGACCGCGGGCGCGATCTGTATCCGCGCGGCGGGTGCTGAAAAGCCGTCACTTGTCTATCTGCTGACCATTGACGGCGCCAAGTTTCGCAAGCCCGTCGTTCCGGGTGATCAGCTGCTGATCCATGTGCGCAAGCTCAAGAAGCGCGGCAATCTTTTGAAGTTCGCTTGCGAGGGCAAGGTCGACGGTGTCGTCGTAGCCGAGGCCGAGGTGCAGGCGATGATGGTCGAGAACGAGCGACCGTAA
- the lpxA gene encoding acyl-ACP--UDP-N-acetylglucosamine O-acyltransferase, with protein MTTETFIHSAAVVESGAQIGVGARIGPFCHVGSDTVIGDNVELVSHVSVLGGTTIGAGTKVWPMTVLGGPPQNTKHKGGRTTLVIGANCTIRENVTMHLGTDNSRGETTVGDNGNFLAYAHIGHDSVVGKNATFANGATLGGHCEVGDNVYIGGLSAVHQFVRVGDNAFLAGCSAFVGDVIPYAIAMGNRAKLRGLNIVGLKRAGLPRSEIYLLRRAYRAIFDPSRTVAENVELAKAEFSGSPAAMKIIDFITSRGKRHYTVPPLKGGADDDADDDS; from the coding sequence ATGACAACCGAAACGTTCATTCATTCCGCCGCCGTTGTTGAGTCCGGTGCCCAGATCGGCGTCGGAGCCCGCATCGGGCCATTCTGCCATGTCGGATCCGATACGGTTATTGGCGACAATGTCGAACTGGTGAGCCACGTCTCCGTGCTGGGCGGAACGACCATCGGCGCCGGTACCAAAGTTTGGCCGATGACCGTGCTGGGCGGACCGCCGCAGAACACGAAGCACAAGGGTGGCCGCACGACACTGGTCATAGGGGCCAATTGCACCATCCGTGAAAACGTGACGATGCATCTCGGCACCGACAACAGCCGTGGCGAAACGACCGTTGGGGACAACGGCAATTTCCTTGCCTATGCACATATCGGTCATGATAGCGTTGTCGGCAAGAACGCGACATTCGCCAATGGCGCAACGCTTGGTGGTCATTGCGAGGTCGGCGACAATGTCTATATCGGCGGCCTGAGTGCCGTTCACCAGTTCGTGCGTGTTGGCGATAATGCTTTCCTGGCCGGCTGCTCCGCCTTCGTTGGCGATGTCATTCCTTATGCCATTGCCATGGGCAACCGCGCCAAGCTGCGCGGCCTGAATATCGTCGGCTTGAAACGGGCCGGTCTGCCGCGCTCCGAAATATACCTGCTTCGGCGCGCCTACCGCGCGATCTTCGATCCGTCGCGCACTGTTGCCGAGAATGTCGAGCTGGCCAAGGCCGAGTTTTCCGGTTCGCCAGCGGCGATGAAGATCATCGACTTCATTACCAGCCGTGGCAAGCGGCACTACACCGTGCCGCCGCTGAAGGGCGGGGCCGATGACGACGCCGACGACGACAGCTGA
- the lpxI gene encoding UDP-2,3-diacylglucosamine diphosphatase LpxI (LpxI, functionally equivalent to LpxH, replaces it in LPS biosynthesis in a minority of bacteria.), whose product MTTPTTTAEGGSRLQLPPDARVGIIAGGGRLPTDVADGLSEQGHKPFILMVQGEALPESGLGQFEHEVLSLENIGSLVGILKRRGITHVVLAGEIKRRPRLGAMRFNLGLLAVVPLVVSALARGDDGLLKVVVRGLEARGFIVVGAHQIVPNLTAEEGALTRLAPSRADWKDIEAAHEAAIAIGMLDIGQGAVAIGGRAIALEGIEGTDGLLARVRELRGHGRLAGKKGGVLVKCAKPGQELRVDLPSIGLQTVEGAHAAGLAGIAVEAGRSLVLDSAAVIARADALGLFVVGLPAKERIT is encoded by the coding sequence ATGACGACGCCGACGACGACAGCTGAGGGCGGTAGCCGCCTTCAGCTCCCGCCGGACGCCAGGGTCGGTATCATTGCCGGTGGTGGCAGGCTTCCAACCGACGTTGCCGATGGGCTCAGCGAACAGGGGCATAAGCCCTTCATCCTGATGGTGCAGGGTGAGGCTTTGCCGGAGAGCGGGCTCGGGCAATTTGAGCACGAGGTGCTTTCGCTTGAGAACATCGGTTCGCTGGTCGGTATCCTGAAACGCCGCGGCATCACGCATGTCGTGCTCGCCGGCGAAATAAAGCGACGACCACGGCTTGGAGCCATGCGCTTCAACCTCGGTCTGCTAGCCGTTGTTCCTCTTGTTGTTTCCGCGCTGGCACGGGGGGATGACGGCCTCCTCAAGGTGGTGGTTCGCGGGCTCGAGGCGCGTGGTTTCATCGTTGTCGGGGCACATCAGATCGTCCCGAACCTGACGGCGGAAGAAGGGGCGTTGACCCGTCTTGCCCCGTCCAGGGCCGACTGGAAGGATATCGAGGCTGCACACGAGGCTGCGATCGCCATCGGCATGCTCGACATAGGGCAGGGTGCAGTGGCGATCGGCGGTCGCGCCATCGCGCTGGAGGGGATCGAAGGAACGGACGGCTTGCTGGCGCGCGTGAGAGAATTGCGCGGACACGGCCGGCTGGCCGGAAAGAAAGGCGGCGTGTTGGTCAAATGCGCCAAGCCTGGGCAAGAGCTCAGGGTCGATTTGCCTTCCATCGGCTTGCAGACAGTCGAGGGCGCTCACGCTGCTGGTCTGGCGGGCATCGCTGTGGAAGCTGGCCGCTCGCTGGTTCTGGATAGTGCGGCGGTTATTGCAAGGGCGGATGCACTCGGCCTTTTTGTGGTCGGCCTGCCAGCCAAGGAGCGGATCACATGA
- the lpxB gene encoding lipid-A-disaccharide synthase, with translation MTAGPLRIAIVAGEESGDLLGADLIAALKAKTGREIRLVGLGGRHLKALGLTPPFDASEIALMGFSAVLAGLPRLIRRIGQVASLIATEKPDCLVTIDSPDFSLRVAKKVRAANPTIPIVHYVCPSVWAWRPGRAPAMKPYVDHILCILPFEAKALERLGGPQGTYVGHRLSHDANVLRAAATQNAPRDLGVDREKTLLLLPGSRRGEVKKLLEPFGETVAVLAERGHRMRLLLPTVPHVAEFVKATVSSWPQQPEIILDAARKWQAFGEADAALIASGTVSLELALSGVPMVSTYKLDPVAKLLQKLITTWSALLPNLIADRALVTEFYDIYVRPQNLARQIEALWSDGGLRSWQKDGFSEVRRRMATDHPAGEIAAQVVLGEIGKRR, from the coding sequence ATGACGGCTGGGCCGCTCAGGATCGCCATTGTGGCAGGTGAGGAGTCCGGTGATCTGCTGGGTGCCGATCTGATCGCTGCGCTAAAGGCAAAGACTGGTCGTGAGATCCGGCTCGTCGGTCTTGGCGGGCGTCATCTCAAGGCGCTTGGTCTGACCCCGCCATTCGATGCCAGCGAGATCGCGCTGATGGGCTTCAGTGCCGTGCTCGCCGGCTTGCCACGCTTGATCCGCCGTATCGGCCAGGTTGCCTCGCTGATTGCGACCGAAAAGCCAGACTGCCTTGTTACCATCGACAGCCCGGATTTTTCGCTGCGCGTGGCGAAAAAGGTACGCGCGGCCAACCCGACCATTCCGATCGTGCACTATGTATGTCCGAGCGTCTGGGCATGGCGACCGGGCAGGGCGCCGGCGATGAAACCATACGTCGATCACATCCTTTGCATCCTGCCGTTCGAGGCGAAGGCGTTGGAGCGTCTCGGCGGGCCGCAAGGAACCTATGTCGGCCACAGACTGAGCCACGATGCCAATGTGTTGCGTGCTGCTGCAACGCAGAACGCGCCTCGTGATCTTGGTGTAGACCGGGAAAAGACGCTCCTGCTTCTGCCGGGCTCACGGCGTGGCGAGGTGAAGAAGCTGCTCGAACCATTCGGAGAAACCGTCGCCGTGCTGGCCGAGCGCGGCCACAGGATGCGCTTGTTGCTGCCGACCGTGCCGCATGTGGCGGAGTTCGTAAAGGCTACCGTTTCGTCCTGGCCGCAACAGCCGGAAATCATCCTGGATGCGGCACGCAAATGGCAGGCGTTTGGCGAAGCCGACGCTGCGTTGATCGCGTCCGGTACCGTGTCATTGGAACTGGCATTGTCGGGCGTGCCGATGGTGTCGACCTACAAACTCGACCCGGTGGCGAAGTTGCTCCAGAAACTCATCACCACCTGGTCTGCATTGTTGCCGAACCTCATTGCCGACCGTGCGCTGGTGACCGAATTCTATGACATCTATGTGCGGCCGCAGAATCTTGCCCGCCAGATCGAAGCCTTGTGGTCGGACGGTGGTCTGCGTTCCTGGCAGAAGGACGGATTTTCCGAGGTGCGTCGTCGCATGGCGACTGACCATCCTGCGGGGGAGATCGCCGCGCAGGTGGTTCTCGGTGAGATAGGAAAGCGCCGCTAA
- a CDS encoding DoxX family protein, whose amino-acid sequence MQFGFLQSWAPQLLSILRITTAATFLTHGTMKLLGWPAPFPYPLNGLTTTAAVLEIIGGLLLIIGLFSRPVAFILSGLMAFAYFIAHAPQGFFPVLNGGEAAMLFCFVFLFIAAAGPGAWSVDAALGKDK is encoded by the coding sequence ATGCAATTTGGTTTTCTGCAGTCCTGGGCACCACAGCTGCTCAGCATCCTGCGCATCACGACCGCAGCCACTTTCCTGACCCACGGCACCATGAAGCTGCTCGGCTGGCCGGCCCCATTCCCCTACCCGCTCAATGGCCTGACCACGACGGCTGCCGTCCTGGAAATCATCGGGGGCCTGTTGCTGATCATTGGTTTGTTCTCGCGCCCGGTCGCTTTCATCCTCTCCGGCCTGATGGCATTCGCCTACTTCATCGCACATGCCCCGCAGGGCTTCTTCCCGGTCCTCAACGGTGGTGAAGCCGCCATGCTCTTCTGTTTCGTGTTTCTCTTCATCGCCGCGGCTGGTCCCGGCGCGTGGAGCGTCGACGCGGCGCTTGGCAAAGACAAGTAG